A region from the Triticum aestivum cultivar Chinese Spring chromosome 3D, IWGSC CS RefSeq v2.1, whole genome shotgun sequence genome encodes:
- the LOC123080232 gene encoding putative pentatricopeptide repeat-containing protein At5g37570, whose protein sequence is MAARPNRNPRLDHLSRVLASDHPPPPAAAVHAHLIRAHGDTPPPVIRSLLNHAIRRLCKPRPHAALRLLLLMSRLPVSPDHFTVPFALNSAASLGLLRLGASLHSVALRLALAPTCLPVANALVALYAKCDDLPAAHAALADIPVPDAVSFNSLLCTHARLASVPAAESLFTSMPFRTQVSWNAMVVVYVNAGDFASAHRVFDEMPTRDSSSWSVLIIGYCKSGSMQSARELFDKMPGKNLVTWTAMINGYAQCGQPKESLALFRGLEAAGIEPDAATMVGVISSASQIGSTALAGWVGTYVDRKRIERNEKVLTALVDMHAKCGNVEQALNAFREIEQPDAYPYTALISGLATHGHAKLALQVFERMQDQAVKPDPITFVGVLTACSHAGLVDRGLGYWEAMVHEYGMNRRADHYACVVDMLGRAGRLEEAFEMVQTMPMGPHPGALGALLSACKTHDNAEIAEVVANKLFELEPRNTGNYILLSSIYAGKGQWEEAERVRSLMKTKLPFKQPGSSWF, encoded by the coding sequence ATGGCGGCCCGACCAAACCGCAATCCTCGTCTCGACCACCTCTCCCGCGTCCTCGCCTCCGACCACCCGCCCCCGCCGGCGGCCGCCGTCCACGCGCACCTCATCCGCGCGCACGGCGACACCCCTCCACCCGTCATCCGCTCGCTCCTCAACCATGCCATCCGCCGCCTGTGCAAGCCGCGCCCTCACGCCGCGCTGCGCCTGCTCCTCCTCATGTCGCGCCTGCCCGTCTCCCCCGACCACTTCACCGTCCCCTTCGCGCTCAACTCCGCAGCGTCCCTCGGCCTCCTCCGGCTCGGCGCGTCCCTGCACTCTGtcgcgctccgcctcgcgctcgCCCCCACCTGCCTCCCCGTCGCCAACGCCCTCGTCGCCCTCTACGCCAAGTGCGACGACCTCCCCGCCGCGCACGCCGCGCTCGCCGACATCCCGGTGCCTGACGCCGTCTCGTTCAACTCTCTCCTCTGCACACACGCCCGCCTCGCCTCTGTGCCCGCCGCCGAGTCACTCTTCACCTCCATGCCCTTCAGAACGCAGGTCTCCTGGAACGCCATGGTGGTCGTCTACGTCAATGCCGGTGACTTTGCCTCTGCTCACcgggtgtttgatgaaatgcctaccAGGGATTCCTCTTCCTGGTCGGTGTTGATTATTGGATACTGCAAAAGCGGATCGATGCAGAGCGCGCGGGAGTTGTTCGATAAAATGCCAGGGAAGAATCTTGTGACATGGACAGCGATGATAAATGGGTATGCTCAATGTGGGCAGCCTAAGGAGTCACTTGCGTTGTTTAGGGGACTAGAGGCTGCTGGGATTGAGCCAGATGCAGCCACCATGGTCGGAGTTATCTCCTCTGCTTCCCAGATAGGCAGCACAGCATTAGCTGGGTGGGTTGGAACCTACGTTGACAGGAAGAGGATTGAAAGGAATGAGAAGGTGCTTACAGCACTGGTAGATATGCATGCCAAGTGCGGGAATGTTGAGCAGGCTCTCAATGCTTTTAGGGAGATTGAACAGCCGGATGCATACCCTTACACTGCACTTATTAGTGGGCTGGCGACTCATGGGCACGCAAAGCTAGCACTTCAAGTGTTTGAGCGGATGCAAGATCAGGCAGTTAAACCTGATCCGATCACTTTCGTTGGTGTGCTTACTGCGTGCAGCCATGCAGGGCTTGTTGATAGAGGGTTGGGCTATTGGGAAGCAATGGTGCATGAGTATGGGATGAACCGTCGGGCAGATCATTATGCCTGTGTTGTTGACATGCTTGGTCGTGCAGGGAGGCTTGAAGAGGCTTTTGAGATGGTCCAAACAATGCCGATGGGCCCCCATCCAGGTGCTCTTGGTGCCCTGCTGAGTGCGTGCAAGACACACGACAATGCTGAGATTGCTGAAGTTGTTGCAAATAAGCTTTTTGAGTTGGAACCTCGAAATACTGGGAACTATATACTGCTGTCGAGTATATATGCTGGGAAAGGACAATGGGAGGAGGCAGAAAGAGTTAGGTCGCTGATGAAAACAAAATTACCTTTCAAACAGCCAGGGTCTAGTTGGTTTTAG
- the LOC123080234 gene encoding thioredoxin F, chloroplastic: MALRLSVSSPQSTASSPAISSCRPAACGRFLACVAASQKRSLMVVSGSDGRGVAPVKSGGLETATTGADEVEAPTAAVAVTGQVTEVCKDTFWPIVKAAGEKPVVLDMYTQWCGPCKVMAPKFQEMSEKDHDVVFLKLDCNQDNRPLAKELGIRVVPTFKIFKDGKVAKEVTGAKIDELARAIEEVKSS; this comes from the exons ATGGCGTTACGCCTCTCCGTCTCCTCGCCGCAGAGCACGGCCTCCTCGCCGGCCATCTCCTCATGCCGCCCCGCCGCCTGCGGCCGCTTCCTGGCCTGCGTGGCCGCTTCTCAGAAGAGGAGCCTGATGGTGGTGTCCGGCTCTGACGGGAGGGGAGTGGCTCCGGTGAAGTCGGGCGGCTTGGAGACGGCCACGACGGGAGCCGACGAGGTGGAAGCGCCCACAGCGGCGGTGGCGGTGACCGGGCAGGTCACGGAGGTCTGCAAGGACACCTTCTGGCCAATTGTCAAGGCAGCAGGGGAGAAGCCCGTCGTCCTCGACATGTACACCCAATG GTGCGGCCCTTGCAAAGTTATGGCACCAAAATTCCAGGAGATGTCTGAGAAGGACCACGACGTCGTATTCCTCAAGCTCGATTGCAATCAAGACAACAGG CCTCTTGCAAAGGAGCTTGGCATAAGGGTTGTACCAACATTCAAGATTTTCAAGGATGGGAAGGTTGCAAAGGAGGTCACTGGTGCGAAGATTGATGAATTAGCACGTGCGATTGAGGAAGTGAAGTCAAGCTGA